A segment of the Sulfurovum indicum genome:
ACAGAGCTCAGTGAACAGCTTTTTAACCGTGAGAACCTTACTGCCAAACTGGAAGTAAAGGATGAAGTATTCATACAGGAGAGCATTCTCTATGTTGTGATGATCGGAGGAAAGAAGCGAACTGAGATCGAGGTTGATCCAGCTGCTTCGAGTGATGAGATACTGGCTGCTGCCAAAGAGGCGGGAGAGAAGTGGTTGCAGGGAATGCAGATCGTTAAAGAGATCGTAGTGCCGAACAAGCTGGTTAACTTGGCAGTCAAGCCAAGTTAGTGAAGAGTGAGGAGTGAAAGTATGCAAAAGCAGGTTTTGCTTTTATTGAATAGAGGAGTATTAGCATGAATATATCAAATAAAGGTTTTGCGCAGCAAAACAAACCGACACTCTCCACTCTTCACTCTCCACTCTTCACTTTAATGGCAGCACTGCTGCTATTAACCGCTTGCGGTTACAAACCTTCTTCCCATGCGATTCAAAATCTTTTTGCCGACACCGTTTATGTGGAAGTGAATGTGGACAGGGCTGAACCGGAAAATGCTCCTTTTCTCAAGGATGAGATGAACCGTATTGTCTACAACCGTTTCAAAGGGCATGTTGCATCAAAAGAGACAGCTGAGAGCCGAATCTATATTAGCTATGCAGGGAGCAGTTTTACACCACTTACCTATACAGACGGATATGTGACACGATATCGTGCCAATATAGATGTACGCTTTGATATGGTGACGAAAAAAGGAAAGCTGAGCAAAACGATCTCTGCAATCCATGAATCAGATATTCAGGAAAGTTCTCTAAGCTCTTCAACACTAAGGATCGAGGCGATCCGAAAAGGATTGGAAAAAGCGATGGATGAGTTCCTGGCTTATGCAAGTGCCAAGGGAATGCTGGATAGTAAATGAGTAATGAGAAACCGATAGCGTGTTCGGCATCACTAAATGTATTTTTGGATGAAAAACCGCTTTACTACAAAGAGATTGACCATGAGCGGGTGCATCATGCTTATGCCATACTCAAACCCCATATCAGACGACCCAAAACCGTGCATCTTGTCGGTACCAACGGCAAAGGTTCAACCGGCCGTATGATTGCCTACCTCGCCTGGAAGCAAGGGATGGATGATGAAGGGTCGCTGCAGGCTGGCAACAACCACTCCTCATTTTCTGTCGGGCACTACACTTCACCGCATATTCTGAAGTTCAATGAACGAATATGGCTAAATGGCAAAGATGCCTCCGATGAGCTACTGGAAGCAGCACATCAAAAGCTCTATGCAATTCTTGGTAAAGAGATGAGTGAGGCGCTAAGCTACTTTGAATATACTACGCTTTTGTCATTTGTCGTTTTTGAAAAGTGTGATCTAATGGTACTTGAAGCGGGACTTGGCGGAGAGTTTGATGCGACCAATGTCTGTGACAAAGAGTTGAGTGTCATAACGCCTATCGGGATCGATCATCAGGCATTTTTGGGAGATACTATTGAAGAGATCTCAGCTACAAAGATTCGCAGTATTCAAAAAAGTGTGCTGCTTGCACCGCAGCCTTATGATGAGGCAGTGAAAGTTGCGCAACAGATTGCCGGAGAGAAAAAAGCAGAGCTTTTTAGTGTTCAGCGTTCAGCGTTCAGCGTTCAGAAGATGGCACTGTTGCATGAAATTGCTGTGAAAAAGAGATGGGGTGAGTATCTTGTTGATAATGCCATGGTTGCACTGCAAGCATTAGAGATATTGGGTATTCCGTATGATATCAATGATCTTTATGATCTTGAACTCTTTGGAAGATTCTATCCTCTGACAGAGAATATACGTATCGATGTAGGACACAATCCGCTGGCTGCCCAAGCGATTGTCAGGTCGATGCAGTCTGAGACAGTACTTGTTTATAACTCACTGGATGATAAAGACTGTGAAGCAGTATTACGCATTTTAAAACCCAAAGTGAAACGTGTGGAGATCATACTTGTTGATTCGCAACGGGCTGCAACTCTTGAAAAGATCGAGCATGCATTACAGCATGCAGGGGTGCCGTATGGATCTTTTAATTATGAGATAGATCCAAATGAGAACTATCTGGTATTTGGTTCGTTCTATACGGTAGAGGCATTTTTGAAGAGTATTGGTTTTCAAAAGTGATCAGCAATAGATAGATAAAAAAGGTAAAACATTGGTATATCAGAGCAATATTTACGAGTATCTGGAACACTCCGACAGTAAACACCTTCTAATCTGCAAAGATGATAAAGAGGCAAAGCAGATTTCAGATGTAGCAAATCTTCTGGGGTACAATACTTTTGTTCTGCCTGATATCCGTGTGAGTGTGGGAGAGGATCTGCGCGCTTACGCAGAAGAAGTACAGGCACTCTTTATACAGCTGGCAGGATATGCCAAAAGTAAGAGAAAAAAACTTCTTGTCTCTCCGGTAAGAACACTGTTGCTTCCTTTCCCCAAAGCAGAATTTTTTGAGAGTATGATGATTGAATTCGGGGAGAGTCTTGATATTCCCGGCTTGAAGGAGAAACTCTATCAGTGGGGATACCACTTTACAGATATTGCCGCACAAAAGGGTGAAGTCTCTTTCCGTGGGGATATTATTGATATTTATCCTATTACCAGTGAGAAACCATATCGTATTTCACTCTTTGATGAAGAGGTGGAGAC
Coding sequences within it:
- a CDS encoding bifunctional folylpolyglutamate synthase/dihydrofolate synthase, with translation MSNEKPIACSASLNVFLDEKPLYYKEIDHERVHHAYAILKPHIRRPKTVHLVGTNGKGSTGRMIAYLAWKQGMDDEGSLQAGNNHSSFSVGHYTSPHILKFNERIWLNGKDASDELLEAAHQKLYAILGKEMSEALSYFEYTTLLSFVVFEKCDLMVLEAGLGGEFDATNVCDKELSVITPIGIDHQAFLGDTIEEISATKIRSIQKSVLLAPQPYDEAVKVAQQIAGEKKAELFSVQRSAFSVQKMALLHEIAVKKRWGEYLVDNAMVALQALEILGIPYDINDLYDLELFGRFYPLTENIRIDVGHNPLAAQAIVRSMQSETVLVYNSLDDKDCEAVLRILKPKVKRVEIILVDSQRAATLEKIEHALQHAGVPYGSFNYEIDPNENYLVFGSFYTVEAFLKSIGFQK
- the lptE gene encoding LPS assembly lipoprotein LptE: MNISNKGFAQQNKPTLSTLHSPLFTLMAALLLLTACGYKPSSHAIQNLFADTVYVEVNVDRAEPENAPFLKDEMNRIVYNRFKGHVASKETAESRIYISYAGSSFTPLTYTDGYVTRYRANIDVRFDMVTKKGKLSKTISAIHESDIQESSLSSSTLRIEAIRKGLEKAMDEFLAYASAKGMLDSK